A DNA window from Arachis hypogaea cultivar Tifrunner chromosome 18, arahy.Tifrunner.gnm2.J5K5, whole genome shotgun sequence contains the following coding sequences:
- the LOC112770503 gene encoding uncharacterized protein encodes MGDVLEETPSSQDDSQPINPTPEHREVTNQARIASTIQNANDHDITDRRHPEKASDKAAQIIQDLCLRVQELEGKITDKGKHNNEHGSHATSRSRSRRGRTDDGSVGTIHGDREVAAECDNTSLALRKKSRDAAGVFLADLDARQDGQPRPEPEGDMKKLQIGPTKDEYTFINRNLPYDLKEELSQLLKQNRDLFAFTPADMPGISPDLMSHRLAVDPKAKPIAQRRRKMSPDRATEVKKQVKALFEANFIRELPYTTWLANVVLILMHRPDEEKTAFITPDGTYCYTVMPFGLKNAGATYQRLVNKIFRDLSGNKLEVYIDDMLAKTESGEQLTGDLKVIMNTLRKHQMRLNPAKCAFGMEAGKFLGFMITQRGVEANPEKCRAILEMTSPKNLKDIQRLTGRLTALSRFLGASAQKATPFFKLMKKEAPFKWETECEEAFQHFKRVLAEPPILAKPQTGETLYLYLSITEEALAAALVRENEKKEQKSIYFISKVLQDAEARYSRLEKLAFTLLTASRRLRQYFQAHPVTVRTDQAVKQVLQKPDLAGRMLAWSIELSQFQIKFEPRNAIKAQAMADFIAEMTPGKLTPDSWKLHVDGSSNSTYGGAGVILENQDGITIEQSVRYEFPVSNNQAEYEALLAGLSLAQEVGAKVLEVNTDSQVVSSQINGDYQTRDPLLQQYLAKVNELREGFEHVTIRHIPRERNARADLLSKLASTKPGHGNKSLIQEVVKTPSVSTTTSAHLTISNQGSWTYPILQYLLDGTLPPDPKEEKRIKREAANYTIVAGQLYKRGFSQPLLKCIEPENTEYILREIHEGCCGHHVGGKTLAQKVIRAGYFWPTVIRDSIQIVKNCDKCQRHANIHQAAPHQLRQNGRSALGASTSSDPSQRHPASLDTSSSP; translated from the exons ATGGGGGACGTCCTGGAGGAAACCCCCTCAAGCCAGGATGACTCTCAACCAATTAACCCAACCCCCGAGCACCGTGAAGTAACGAACCAAGCGAGAATAGCAAGCACTATTCAAAACGCGAACGATCACGACATCACGGACCGACGACATCCTGAAAAAGCCAGCGACAAAGCAGCGCAGATCATCCAGGATCTCTGCCTCCGAGTCCAAGAACTCGAAGGCAAGATAACCGATAAAGGAAAACACAACAACGAGCACGGAAGCCATGCAACCTCCAGATCAAGATCTCGCCGCGGAAG AACCGACGACGGCTCCGTCGGCACCATCCACGGAGACCGAGAAGTCGCAGccgaatgcgacaacaccagcctagccCTAAGGAAGAAATCACGAGATGCGGCCGGTGTATTCCTAGCCGATCTGGATGCCCGACAAGACGGCCAACCCAGGCCAGAACCAGAAGGGGATATGAAAAAATTACAAATAGGGCCAACCAAGGATGAGTACACCTTCATTAACAGGAACCTCCCATACGACCTCAAAGAGGAGCTCTCTCAACTCCTGAAACAAAATAGGGACCTGTTTGCATTCACACCGGCCGACATGCCGGGAATAAGCCCCGACCTAATGTCTCACCGTCTAGCCGTGGATCCCAAAGCTAAACCAATAgcacaaaggagaagaaaaatgtcACCGGACCGAGCCACCGAGGTCAAAAAACAAGTTAAAGCCCTATTCGAGGCCAACTTTATCCGAGAACTCCCCTACACGacttggctagccaacgtcgtactg ATTCTgatgcaccgaccagacgaagAGAAAACAGCGTTCATCACCCCAGACGGGACGTACTGCTACACAGTAATGCCCTTCGGCCTAAAAAACGCTGGAGCAACCTACCAAAGACTGGTTAACAAGATATTCCGAGACTTATCCGGTAACAAATTAGAAGTttacatagacgacatgctcgccaAGACCGAATCCGGCGAACAACTAACCGGCGACCTCAAAGTCATAATGAACACCCTACGAAAGCAccaaatgcgactcaacccggcaaAATGTGCCTTCGGAATGGAGGCAGGGAAGTTCCTCGGCTTCATGATTACGCAACGCGGAGTTGAAGCAAACCCAGAAAAATGTCGCGCCATCCTCGAGATGACGAGCCCCAAAAACCTCAAAGACATCCAAAGGCTTACCGGCCGACTAACGGCATTGTCACGCTTTCTCGGGGCTTCAGCCCAAAAAGCGACCCCCTTcttcaaactaatgaaaaaagaAGCCCCCTTCAAGTGGGAGACTGAATGTGAAGAAGCATTCCAACACTTCAAGAGGGTCCTAGCGGAACCACCAATCCTCGCCAAACCCCAGACAGGGGAAACACTTTACTtatacctctccataacggaagaGGCACTCGCAGCAGCACTCGTCCGTGAAAACGAGAAAAAGGAACAAAAATCCatatacttcataagcaaagtcctACAGGACGCGGAAGCCCGCTACTCACGCTTAGAAAAGCTAGCTTTCACACTCCTTACAGCCTCCCGACGCCTACGacaatacttccaagctcacccCGTAACGGTTCGAACCGACCAAGCGGTCAAACAGGTGTTGCAGAAACCCGACCTAGCCGGAAGAATGCTAGCGTGGTCCATCGAACTATCTCAATTCCAGATCAAATTCGAACCCCGGAATGCGATCAAAGCACAAGctatggccgacttcatcgccgagATGACCCCGGGAAAGCTCACCCCCGATTCATGGAAACTACATGTCGACGGCTCATCAAACTCCACCTACGGAGGCGCCGGAGTCATACTCGAAAATCAAGACGGAATCACGATCGAACAATCGGTACGATACGAATTCCCGgtatcaaacaaccaagcagaatacgaggccctctTGGCAGGCCTTTCCTTAGCCCAGGAAGTCGGAGCAAAGGTCCTAGAAGTGAAtaccgattcacaagtagtcagttCCCAAATTAACGGAGACTACCAGACACGAGACCCCCTACTCCAACAATACCTCGCCAAGGTAAACGAACTAAGAGAAGGATTCGAACACGTCACCATACGGCACATCCCTAGGGAACGAAATGCCAGAGCAGATCTACTCTCCAAGCTAGCCAGTACCAAACCCGGACACGGCAACAAATCGTTAATCCAGGAAGTCGTTAAGACACCTTCCGTGTCAACAACAACCAGCGCTCACCTGACAATCTCAAACCAGGGATCTTGGACCTACCCGATCCTGCAGTACCTCCTCGATGGAACACTGCCACCAGatcccaaagaagaaaagcgAATAAAAAGGGAAGCCGCCAACTATACCATTGTCGCAGGACAGCTGTACAAACGCGGATTCTCGCAACCCTTGCTCAAATGCATAGAACCCGAGAATACGGAGTACATACTCCGTGAAATCCACGAAGGCTGCTGCGGTCACCACGTCGGAGGCAAGACTTTAGCCCAAAAAGTCATCAGAGCAGGCTACTTCTGGCCCACGGTTATCCGAGATTCCATACAAATAGTTAAAAACTGCGAcaaatgccaaaggcacgccaatATCCACCAAGCCGCACCGCACCAGCTCAGGCAGAACGGCCGTTCGGCACTTGGGGCATCGACCTCGTCGGACCCTTCCCAACGGCACCCGGCCAGCTTAGATACctcatcgtcgccatag
- the LOC112770502 gene encoding uncharacterized mitochondrial protein AtMg00810-like, whose product MRQSQGFEIGGSEVVYKLTRSLYGLKQTPRSWFNTLRAALYTLGFSSTKSDVSLFFKHTSEATMFLLVYVDDIIVTGTSKEAIAKLVQQLHSKFSLRDMGELKYFLGIEVTQTSCGGLLLSQTKYINDLLKKANMGDSKAAATPMTSNLKLTSTDGVPFEHVSLYRSVVGSLQYLTVTRPKIAFCINKVCQFMQAPLDKHWKAVKRILRYLQGTRTMGLHLRKPTELILTGYTDSDWASDIEDHKSTAGYCVMFGPNPVSWCSKKQAAVSRSSTEAEYRGIANVVAELLWIRNLLGEIHILVPTLKVYCDNAGAVLMSANPVLHSRSKHFEIDLHLVRDHVAKGRVQIHHIPGDTQIADVMTKAVSSSRFATFRSKLKIEQPQSLSLRGDDRIIE is encoded by the coding sequence ATGAGACAGTCGCAAGGCTTTGAAATTGGTGGCTCGGAGGTTGTGTACAAACTAACTAGGTCGCTTTATGGTCTAAAGCAGACACCCAGATCCTGGTTTAATACTCTAAGGGCAGCACTATACACTCTGGGATTCTCCTCTACTAAATCAGATGTCTCCCTGTTCTTCAAACACACCAGTGAAGCCACAATGTTCCTCCTTGTGTATGTGGACGATATTATCGTCACTGGAACTTCAAAAGAGGCTATTGCCAAATTAGTGCAACAACTTCACTCCAAGTTCTCACTTCGAGATATGGGagaattaaagtattttttgggCATTGAAGTCACTCAAACATCTTGTGGGGGCCTACTACTGTCCCAGACGAAGTACATTAATGATTTGCTAAAGAAGGCTAACATGGGAGACTCTAAGGCTGCTGCTACCCCTATGACTTCTAACTTGAAGTTGACATCCACAGATGGTGTGCCATTTGAGCATGTGAGCCTGTACAGATCTGTTGTTGGAAGCCTCCAATACCTCACTGTCACCAGGCCTAAAATTGCATTCTGCATCAACAAAGTCTGCCAATTTATGCAAGCTCCGCTGGACAAGCATTGGAAAGCGGTAAAGCGTATCCTCAGGTATCTGCAAGGCACGAGGACCATGGGGCTTCATCTGCGTAAACCTACTGAGTTGATCCTTACAGGATATACTGACTCTGATTGGGCCTCAGACATTGAGGATCACAAATCCACTGCTGGCTATTGTGTCATGTTTGGGCCGAACCCTGTTTCTTGGTGCTCAAAGAAGCAGGCTGCAGTATCTCGTTCCAGCACAGAGGCTGAGTACCGTGGCATTGCCAATGTGGTAGCCGAGCTGCTCTGGATTCGAAATCTACTTGGTGAAATTCACATTCTTGTACCTACCCTCAAAGTGTATTGTGACAATGCAGGTGCTGTGTTAATGTCCGCAAATCCTGTGCTTCATTCTCGCTCAAAGCATTTTGAGATTGATCTCCATTTGGTGCGAGACCATGTAGCCAAAGGGCGAGTCCAGATTCATCATATCCCTGGAGATACTCAAATTGCCGATGTCATGACTAAGGCAGTAAGCTCCTCACGGTTTGCAACCTTTCGGTCCAAACTCAAGATTGAGCAACCTCAATcgttgagtttgaggggggatgacAGGATAATAGAATAG